Proteins encoded by one window of Aureibacter tunicatorum:
- a CDS encoding ParA family protein: MAKVISIINHKGGVGKTTISVNLASALAELKQKVLLVDFDPQGNSTGHFFDEEDIPQTIDKSILNEEPLHIANVGRHDLIPSRLALSTAETLFLGNIEGFLKLRDVLEPVDNAYDYILIDCPPSLGWFSQNALNAATHVLVPSEPSKMSTDGFEAINILIERTRKTLNPSLVNLGVIFSSVRNLKVHKDYESQLREMLGDQIMHTNIRNYKHYVEATALQKSVLEHAPDSNASSDFRNLAKEIHGKIQG; this comes from the coding sequence ATGGCAAAAGTAATCTCCATAATCAATCACAAGGGAGGCGTTGGCAAGACAACGATTTCCGTGAATTTAGCCTCTGCGCTGGCTGAATTGAAGCAAAAAGTACTCTTGGTTGATTTTGATCCTCAAGGCAACAGCACAGGACATTTTTTCGACGAGGAAGATATTCCGCAGACTATAGACAAGTCCATATTGAACGAAGAACCACTTCATATAGCCAATGTTGGGCGACATGATTTGATTCCTTCCAGATTGGCGCTTTCCACAGCCGAAACTCTTTTTTTAGGCAATATTGAAGGCTTCTTGAAGCTGCGAGATGTATTGGAGCCTGTGGATAATGCTTATGATTACATTCTCATTGATTGTCCTCCGTCTTTAGGCTGGTTCTCTCAAAATGCGCTCAATGCGGCTACACATGTTTTAGTCCCTTCTGAGCCCTCTAAGATGAGTACGGATGGCTTTGAAGCTATCAATATTCTGATAGAGCGAACGCGTAAAACCTTAAACCCTTCCTTAGTTAACTTGGGTGTTATTTTTTCTTCTGTAAGAAATTTAAAAGTGCACAAAGATTATGAATCTCAATTAAGAGAAATGCTCGGAGATCAAATCATGCATACAAATATCAGAAATTATAAACACTATGTGGAAGCTACTGCTTTGCAAAAATCAGTGCTGGAGCATGCTCCAGATTCCAATGCTTCTTCCGATTTCCGAAATCTCGCTAAAGAAATTCATGGCAAAATTCAAGGTTAA
- a CDS encoding DUF5675 family protein, which yields MIKAQLIRKSQSEHQTLGSLFFFKEDEYIFSCQTLELPWNNNQKNISCIPKGKYKVSKHHSPKFKECFKIENVENRTDILIHPANFVSQLKGCIAVGSSHSHLNNDKLWDTKNSNEALSQMRKYIPNEFELEILDLSDLINN from the coding sequence ATGATCAAAGCCCAACTTATACGAAAATCTCAATCCGAACATCAAACATTAGGCTCTTTATTTTTCTTCAAAGAGGATGAATATATTTTTTCTTGCCAAACACTTGAGCTTCCATGGAATAATAATCAAAAAAATATCTCCTGCATTCCTAAAGGGAAGTATAAAGTTTCTAAACATCACTCTCCCAAATTCAAGGAATGTTTCAAAATAGAAAATGTTGAAAACAGAACTGACATACTCATACATCCAGCCAACTTTGTAAGTCAGCTAAAAGGATGCATCGCTGTTGGATCTTCTCATAGTCATCTAAACAATGATAAATTATGGGATACTAAAAATAGTAATGAAGCACTTAGTCAAATGAGGAAGTATATTCCAAATGAGTTTGAGTTGGAAATTTTAGATCTTAGTGACCTTATTAATAATTAA
- a CDS encoding ParB N-terminal domain-containing protein, translating into MAKFKVKKINATESSKTEDINAIVSMAEAVTLDINKELRDLIPPLSASELASLEESIIAEGVRDPICYWTNAKGVNYIIDGHNRFSICSKLGLSYPTKKIDLPDFEAVKDWMLVLQLSRRNLTPNQASYLRGLQYTREKKGIGRPLGLDQNNSDKLSELNTTADRLAFKHGVTSRTIERDALFSTGLEYISHRDPQVKKDILAGIYKARKSDIQAIAQGKKSIDDLLRPVVIEEDILESNQEVYSDFNETQIRKLILAKTKINTIIGQLIHVGIDKKTIKKIFSEELKNK; encoded by the coding sequence ATGGCAAAATTCAAGGTTAAAAAAATAAATGCGACAGAGTCCTCGAAGACCGAAGACATCAATGCGATAGTAAGCATGGCTGAGGCTGTGACTCTGGATATAAATAAGGAATTAAGAGATTTGATTCCTCCGTTATCAGCGTCAGAACTAGCTTCTTTGGAGGAAAGTATTATAGCAGAAGGTGTAAGAGACCCTATTTGCTACTGGACAAATGCTAAAGGAGTAAATTATATAATCGACGGACATAATCGATTTAGCATATGCTCAAAACTAGGCCTTTCCTATCCTACAAAGAAAATTGATTTGCCCGATTTTGAGGCCGTAAAGGATTGGATGCTTGTTTTGCAATTAAGCAGAAGAAACCTTACGCCAAACCAAGCCAGCTATTTAAGAGGCTTGCAATATACTCGAGAAAAAAAAGGTATTGGAAGACCTTTGGGATTGGATCAAAATAATTCCGACAAATTGTCGGAATTAAATACGACTGCTGATAGACTGGCTTTTAAACATGGAGTGACAAGCCGAACGATAGAGAGAGACGCTCTTTTTTCCACAGGGTTGGAATATATAAGCCATAGAGATCCTCAAGTGAAAAAAGATATTCTAGCAGGTATATACAAAGCAAGAAAGTCTGACATTCAGGCAATTGCGCAAGGAAAAAAGTCTATTGATGACCTATTGCGTCCGGTAGTGATTGAAGAGGATATTTTGGAAAGCAATCAAGAGGTATATTCTGATTTCAATGAAACTCAAATACGAAAATTGATTTTGGCAAAAACAAAGATAAATACCATCATTGGGCAATTGATACATGTTGGAATCGACAAGAAAACGATTAAAAAAATATTTTCAGAAGAGTTGAAAAACAAATAA
- a CDS encoding glycosyltransferase family 25 protein, whose amino-acid sequence MNMIDHIYVLNLENRKDRKAYMNTMLNWLNLSHKTTFINAIDGKKLMSEKPIHSDSIYQWNMENFTSDINKYHKVAPFYFRDINHGEIGCSLSHIKIWKKFLQSEHEQVLILEDDIRVARTYQGTDINAIIDKTIKQCLNNKWQYDLLYLGRYPLSNDTPLSEDIYRPGYSWLSHAYILTKSGAKKLLDGGLENLIIPVDEYIPALFGEHLREDIHELYKDKEKLKALSIYPNLFDQDRELFSSDIN is encoded by the coding sequence ATGAATATGATCGACCACATCTATGTATTGAATTTGGAAAATCGAAAAGATAGAAAAGCTTATATGAATACCATGCTAAATTGGCTTAATCTATCCCACAAGACTACTTTCATCAATGCTATTGATGGGAAGAAGCTCATGTCTGAAAAGCCCATACATTCAGATAGTATATATCAATGGAATATGGAAAACTTCACTAGTGATATCAATAAATATCATAAAGTAGCTCCATTTTACTTCAGAGATATAAATCATGGAGAAATCGGCTGTAGTTTAAGCCACATAAAGATCTGGAAAAAATTCCTTCAAAGCGAACACGAGCAAGTGTTGATATTAGAAGATGACATAAGAGTCGCAAGAACATATCAAGGAACTGATATAAATGCAATTATTGATAAAACGATAAAACAATGCCTCAATAATAAATGGCAGTATGATCTTTTATACTTAGGCAGGTATCCATTATCTAATGACACTCCTCTTAGTGAAGACATTTACAGACCAGGGTACAGTTGGCTTAGTCATGCATACATACTTACCAAGAGTGGCGCTAAGAAATTATTGGATGGTGGCTTAGAAAATCTCATTATCCCTGTTGACGAATATATCCCCGCTTTATTTGGAGAACATTTAAGAGAAGATATTCATGAATTATACAAAGACAAAGAAAAACTAAAAGCCCTTTCAATATATCCGAATTTATTCGATCAAGATCGTGAATTATTTTCGAGCGATATAAATTAA